A stretch of the Uranotaenia lowii strain MFRU-FL chromosome 3, ASM2978415v1, whole genome shotgun sequence genome encodes the following:
- the LOC129757603 gene encoding N-alpha-acetyltransferase 20 yields the protein MTTLRPFTCNDMFKFNKVNLDPLTETYCLSFYMQYLAHWPEYFQVAESPSGEIMGYIMGKAAGHGENWHGHVTALTVSPDYRRLGLAATLMNFLEDVSEKKRCYFVDLFVRVSNKVAIDMYTKLGYIVYRTVLEYYVGDPDEDAYDMRKACSRDVHRKSVIPLTHPVRPEEVD from the exons ATGACCACTCTGCGACCATTCACCTGCAACGATATGTTCAAGTTTAATAAAGT CAATCTCGATCCCCTCACGGAAACTTATTGCCTGTCGTTTTACATGCAGTATCTAGCTCATTGGCCGGAGTATTTTCAGGTGGCCGAATCGCCCAGCGGAGAGATAATGGGCTACATTATGGGAAAGGCCGCAGGGCATGGCGAAAATTGGCACGGCCATGTGACTGCGTTAACCGTTTCTCCAGACTACCGCCGGCTCGGTTTAGCTGCCACGCTTATGAACTTCCTCGAAGATGTCTCAGAAAAGAAACGTTGCTACTTCGTGGATCTGTTTGTGCGAGTCAGCAACAAGGTTGCAATCGACATGTACACAAAGCTCGGTTATATCGTTTATAGGACAGTACTGGAGTACTATGTGGGTGATCCAGACGAAGACGCATACGACATGAGAAAAGCATGCTCCAGGGATGTCCACCGGAAGTCGGTTATTCCCTTGACACATCCAGTCCGCCCCGAAGAGGTGGACTGA
- the LOC129757600 gene encoding protein crooked neck: protein MEKPQKMPKVAKVKNKAPAEIQITAEQLLREAKERDLEILPPPPKQKISDAAELADYQQRKRKTFEDNLRKNRMVVSNWIKYAQWEESQKEIQRARSIWERAIDNDHRNITIWLKYAEMEMKNRQVNHARNLWDRAVTVMPRVNQFWYKYTYMEEMLENVAGARQVFERWIEWQPEEQAWQTYINFELRYKEIERARQIYERFVMVHPEVKNWIKFARFEEAHGFINGARTVYERAIEFFGDDNADERLFIAFAKFEEGQKEHDRVRVIYKYALDHLPKERTAELYKAYTIHEKKYGDRSGIEDVIVSKRKFQYEQEVAENPTNYDAWFDYLRLVENETNLELIRETYERAIANVPPAKDKNLWRRYIYLWINYALYEELETEDLERTRQIYKTCLELIPHKVFTFSKIWLLYAQFEIRCKNLTVARKTLGMAIGMCPRDKLFRGYIDLEIQLREFDRCRILYEKFLEFGPENCITWMKFAELESLLGDIDRARAIYELAIQQPRLDMPELLWKSYIDFEVQQSEFDLARQLYERLLERTTHVKVWISYAKFEMSAENEDESLNVPLSRRVYERANDSLKNAAEKESRVLVLEAWRDFEKEHGDDDSLRKVMAKMPRRVKKRQKIVSESGVEEGWEEVFDFIFPEDEMARPNLKLLAAAKNWKKQKDVPAADSANPDERASPQEGSDESNVANGDSSMQACS, encoded by the exons ATGGAAAAGCCTCAGAAAATGCCCAAGGTGGCAAAG GTAAAAAATAAAGCTCCAGCCGAAATCCAGATTACAGCAGAACAGCTGCTGCGGGAAGCGAAGGAGCGTGATCTGGAAATTCTTCCCCCACCGCCCAAGCAGAAAATTTCCGATGCCGCTGAATTAGCCGACTATCAGCAGCGCAAACGAAAAACGTTTGAAGATAATCTACGCAAAAACAGGATGGTGGTCAGCAACTGGATCAAGTACGCTCAGTGGGAGGAATCTCAAAAAGAGATCCAGCGAGCACGTTCGATTTGGGAACGAGCAATTGACAATGATCACCGCAATATAACGATTTGGTTGAAGTACGCCGAAATGGAGATGAAAAATCGCCAGGTGAATCATGCCAGAAATCTGTGGGACCGGGCTGTTACGGTTATGCCACGAGTGAACCAGTTCTGGTACAAGTACACCTATATGGAAGAGATGCTCGAGAACGTAGCAGGAGCGCGCCAGGTCTTCGAGAGATGGATAGAATGGCAACCGGAGGAACAAGCCTGGCAAACTTACATAAACTTTGAGCTCCGGTATAAGGAAATTGAGCGTGCCCGTCAGATTTACGAACGATTTGTAATGGTTCATCCGGAAGTCAAAAATTGGATCAAGTTCGCCAGGTTTGAGGAGGCGCATGGTTTTATCAACGGTGCCCGAACGGTTTACGAAAGGGCGATTGAGTTCTTCGGGGACGACAACGCTGACGAAAGGTTGTTTATTGCGTTTGCAAAGTTCGAAGAAGGTCAGAAAGAACACGATCGCGTCCGGGTTATCTACAAGTATGCACTTGATCATTTGCCCAAGGAAAGAACAGCTGAATTGTACAAAGCATATACGATTCACGAAAAAAAGTACGGTGACAGATCTGGTATAGAGGACGTTATCGTTTCAAAACGTAAATTCCAATACGAACAAGAAGTGGCAGAGAATCCTACAAATTACGATGCCTGGTTCGATTACCTTCGATTGGTTGAAAACGAGACCAATTTGGAACTAATCCGAGAAACTTATGAAAGAGCGATTGCAAATGTTCCACCAGCAAAGGACAAGAATCTTTGGAGACGGTACATTTACCTTTGGATTAACTATGCCCTATACGAAGAACTAGAGACGGAAGATCTGGAACGAACCCGTCAGATCTATAAAACATGCCTTGAGTTGATTCCCCACAAAGTATTCACTTTCAGTAAAATCTGGCTATTGTATGCTCAGTTTGAAATTCGTTGTAAAAATCTCACTGTGGCCAGGAAGACACTTGGAATGGCTATCGGGATGTGTCCTCGAGATAAACTATTCAGAGGATACATCGATTTAGAAATTCAGCTTCGAGAGTTCGATCGTTGCCGTatattgtatgaaaaattcCTGGAATTTGGACCGGAAAACTGCATTACCTGGATGAAGTTTGCCGAGCTCGAGTCCCTGCTTGGAGACATCGATCGAGCGAGGGCAATATACGAATTAGCTATTCAACAACCGCGTTTGGATATGCCTGAATTGCTCTGGAAAAGTTACATCGACTTCGAAGTTCAGCAGAGTGAATTCGATTTGGCCCGACAACTTTACGAAAGATTGCTAGAACGGACAACTCACGTTAAGGTGTGGATATCGtatgccaaatttgaaatgTCAGCTGAAAATGAGGATGAATCCTTGAATGTACCGTTGTCTCGTCGAGTTTACGAACGCGCAAACGATAGCTTGAAAAATGCCGCAGAAAAAGAAAGTCGGGTCTTGGTGCTGGAGGCATGGCGGGACTTTGAAAAAGAGCATGGAGATGACGACAGCCTAAGAAAGGTGATGGCGAAAATGCCTCGACGTGTCAAGAAACGACAGAAAATTGTTTCAGAATCAGGCGTCGAGGAAGGCTGGGAGGAAGTGTTTGATTTCATCTTTCCGGAGGATGAGATGGCACGTCCGAATCTGAAGCTCCTGGCTGCAGCCAAGAACTGGAAGAAGCAGAAAGATGTTCCTGCGGCGGACAGTGCTAATCCCGATGAAAGAGCTTCTCCACAGGAAGGTTCGGATGAATCTAACGTTGCGAATGGCGATAGTTCAATGCAAGCATGTTCTTAA
- the LOC129757601 gene encoding protein giant, whose protein sequence is MMAQFMMDLKAEHRTSPSLYQANSPKSHDNYRPDSTDSGVLDLSKRRDSIDTRKTPSPYGSFSEGGSPPLHSSPINPLNYHGIQHQHQNLSPKPLLSYGGQNHLELRHALPAGFHPAPTYPMVIPKQENLPHRPELASYLLQAGAISHHATFPRSPLHQNRETDSLSESGSEGPLITKLKQSNEAPPQGNNGSYPMVVGRDGKLARPFKAYPRDPLSLAAGFMANDSMLDNHSAEKYNMFRKRMLEQIHAANGGQPTVSNPKMRRLNKSLSDASETESVPEKHPEISESHPTTQSQSSYEPLVSQPTNHSNPNMNNNGAATITSSSSGNSGTTKDSAYYERRKKNNAAAKKSRDRRRIKEDEIAIRAAFLERENIELKIELAAARKQLALYGVGGGSP, encoded by the exons ATGATGGCTCAATTTATGATGGACTTGAAAGCAG AACATCGAACGAGTCCTTCGCTATACCAAGCGAACTCTCCAAAGTCTCACGACAACTATCGGCCAGACTCGACGGATTCCGGTGTGCTGGACCTCTCGAAGCGCCGCGACTCCATCGACACTCGTAAAACTCCGTCACCTTACGGTAGTTTCAGTGAAGGAGGATCTCCGCCACTCCACAGTTCTCCGATCAATCCGCTCAACTATCATGGCATTCAACATCAACATCAGAACTTGTCTCCCAAGCCGCTTCTCTCCTATGGAGGTCAAAATCATTTGGAATTGAGACATGCGCTACCAGCCGGATTTCACCCAGCCCCAACGTACCCGATGGTCATTCCAAAGCAAGAGAATCTTCCCCACCGGCCGGAGCTAGCTTCCTATCTCCTACAAGCGGGAGCAATTTCTCACCATGCTACGTTCCCGAGAAGCCCTCTTCATCAAAACCGTGAAACCGATTCGCTATCAGAATCCGGATCCGAAGGACCACTCATCACAAAACTCAAACAATCCAACGAAGCTCCTCCACAAGGCAATAACGGTTCCTATCCGATGGTTGTCGGACGTGACGGTAAATTAGCGAGACCCTTCAAGGCGTACCCTCGGGATCCGCTTTCCCTGGCGGCTGGGTTTATGGCCAACGATTCCATGCTGGACAACCATTCGGCCGAAAAGTACAACATGTTCCGCAAACGAATGCTCGAACAAATCCATGCCGCCAACGGGGGCCAACCGACCGTTTCCAATCCAAAAATGCGTCGCCTAAACAAATCCCTTAGCGACGCATCCGAAACGGAAAGCGTTCCGGAAAAGCATCCCGAAATAAGCGAATCACACCCAACCACCCAATCCCAATCCAGCTACGAACCGCTTGTCAGCCAACCAACCAATCACAGCAACCCAAACATGAACAACAATGGCGCCGCCACCATCACTTCCAGCAGCAGCGGCAACAGTGGAACGACGAAAGACTCCGCCTACTACGAGCGAAGGAAGAAAAACAACGCAGCTGCGAAAAAATCCCGCGATCGTCGCCGGATCAAGGAAGATGAGATTGCCATCCGGGCGGCTTTCCTGGAGCGGGAAAACATCGAGCTCAAGATCGAACTGGCCGCGGCCCGCAAGCAGCTGGCCCTGTACGGAGTTGGCGGTGGATCGCCCTGA